The Hyphomicrobiales bacterium region GACTATCCTCGCAGGAATTCATCATCGCTTGTTTGCTTGCATTAAACGGATAAAATTTGGAGGTGAGAAACAGGTTTGAACGATCAGCTGCTGTGAGTGCTTTACCAAGCAACAATTCAGTCGAACCATCACCGTACATTTCTGCCGTATCAAAATGGCAAACGCCGCGCTCCAAGGCCTGATGGATGGTTGCAATCTCGTCTGCCTCATTAGCGGCGATCTCGCCCATCTTCCAAGTGCCATAGCCAAAAGCGGGCATATCCAAACCAGATTTAAGGCGTATCGTTTGACCTAATGACATTGTGCGCTCCTCCATCGCCCCATTTTGCACAAAAAAATGCCCCGGCAAAACCGAGGCATTTTTAATGTCGTATTGGATAAAGCTTTAAGCAGCTTTTGCCTTTGGCTGGATCAAGCCGCGATTAACAAGCACTTCTGCAATTTGAACCGTGTTAAGCGCTGCACCTTTGCGAAGGTTGTCTGAAACCACCCACATAGCAAGACCGTTCTCGACGGTTGAATCTTCGCGGATACGAGAGATATAAGTCGCATCTTCGCCCGTTGCTTCATAAGGAGTGATGTAACCGCCATCTTCGCGCTTATCAATTACCAAACAGCCCGGCGCTTCCCGCAAGATTGCACGTGCATCATCTGCAGTTAGTTCTTCTTCAAACTCAATGTTAACAGCTTCAGCGTGACCAACAAAAACAGGCACGCGCACACAAGTGGCGGTGAGTTTGATTTTTGGGTCGAGCATCTTCTTGGTCTCAGCGACCATTTTCCACTCTTCTTTCGTGAAGCCATCATCCAAGAACACATCAATATGCGGGATCACGTTAAACGCGATGCGCTTGGTGAATGTCTCGTTCTCGATTGGGTCCGACACGAATACAGCACGAGACTGAGTGAAGAGTTCATCGCCACCCTTTTTGCCAGCGCCAGAAACAGATTGGTATGTTGAAACCACAACGCGCTTGATCTTCGCTTTGTCATGCAATGGCTTTAGCGCCACAACAAGTTGAGCGGTTGAACAGTTTGGATTTGCGATAATATTGCGCTTTGTAAAGCCTGCTGCATCATCTGCGTTTACTTCAGGCACGATCAACGGCACATCAGGGTCATAGCGGAAGGCAGATGAGTTATCGATAACAACACAGCCCTGCGCGCCAATCTTTGGTGCATATTCTTTAGAAATAGAACCGCCCGCAGACATCAAACAAATGTCCGTGTCAGAAAAATCGTAATTTTCCAACGCTTTCACTTTCAGTGATTTATCACCGTATGAAACTTCCGTTCCCAAGCTACGACGTGAAGCAAGTGGCACGACTTCGTCAGCTGGAAAGCCGCGTTCGTGCAAAATATCGAGCATTTCACGGCCAACGTTACCAGTTGCGCCTGCGATGGCAATTTTAAAACCCATTGTCTTCGTTCCTTTTATCACCTCTCCCAACCGCGCTTTGCCTTATGGCATGAAGCGTTGATCCCCAGCTTCATCGCCGGAGAGAGGTCGGGTCAGAAGGGGGTGTTAGGTTGTCTTGGTGGTTTTCGTCTTTGATGTGGCAGTCATAAACGCGCACGGCTTTGAAGACGCTGTGAACGCCGTCGTTGAAACCGTTTTTGTTGTCTTCATTGCAACTAAAAAGCGCATGACATTTCCATCTAAAATTCGATGGCGCACTCTATGCCCGCTCCAAGCCCTGCTGTCAATTAAACGATGATGTTACCGATCGTAGTCAACGTTAGGAAACGGGATAAAAACGCCCTGTTATTGTGGCAAAACTCGCCTCGAACAAACTGACACAATTATATGAACAGACATTTAGCTGTGCTTTTGAATAATTTTCGCTAGGCTCACTAACAAATCAAATCGGAGATATAAATGGCACTCTCAACCAAAGAACATGAAAAATCATTCGTATCCGTCGAGGGTAAGAAAATGGCCTATGTCGCCTTAGGAGAAGCTGACAACACGCCGATATTGTTTCTGCATGGCAACCCAACCTCCAGCTATCTATGGCGCAATGTTATGCCTCATGTGGCTGATGACTATTACGCCATCGCGCCAGACCTAATCGGCATGGGTGATAGTGATAAGCTCGATAACCCCAATGCTGAGAGCTACCGTTTTGTTGAACATCGCCGCTATCTTGATGGTTTCATTAATGCGGTTTTGCCTGAAGGCCCGATTTATCTTTGTATCCATGATTGGGGGTCCGCGCTGGGCTTTGATTGGGCACGTCGCAACAGCGAACGCGTTAAAGGCATTTGCTTTATGGAAGGCATCGTTGCACCCGTTCCAAGTTGGGATGATTGGCCCGAAGAAGCCCGCGCCGTCTTTCAAGGCTTCCGCTCTGAGGCGGGCGAAGACATGGTGTTAGAAAAAAACATCTTCATCGAAGCCGTTTTGCCAGGTTCCATCTTGCGCAAACTAACGGACGAAGAAATGGAGGTTTATCGTCGTCCTTTCAAAGACAAAGGCGAAAACCGTCGCCCAACACTCACATGGCCGCGCCAAATTCCAATTGAGGGCGATCCTGAAGACGTCACCAAGATTGTCGAAGATTATGCCGCATGGCTTGCTAAAACCGAGATACCCAAGTTGTTCGTTGACGCCTCACCTGGCGCTATTTTACGCGGGAAGCTCCGTGATTTGTGTCGCTCATGGCCGAATGTTACCGAAGTACAAGTTGCAGGCAGCCATTTCATTCAAGAAGATAGCCCCGATGAAATCGGTGGCGCAATGGCGGGTTGGTTGTCAGAAGTAGATAGCTAATCCCACCTATAAAAAAGCACACATTAAACGAAAAAGGCCCAGCAGTTGCTGGGCCTTTTAAATTTCAACTTATAAAACCGTGCTAGCCAGCCGCCTTACGACGCCCTCTGTCAGCAGCAGGTTGATAGGCGATCCGGCGATGATGCCCACAATAAGGAACGCCTTCATCTGATTTACGACCACAAAAATGGAATTCACTCTCTGTCGGGTCACCAATTGGCCAGCGACATGTGTGCTCTGTCAGGTCCATAATATTAGCGCGCTCACTAATTGGGATCACCAATTCTTCAAAACGCTGCGGACGCGGCGCTGGCTCAGCGGCTTGGTCCGGCGACATTTTGAGCGCCGCATTACCAACACTGCCACCTGATTGCCCCCTCGGTCGTGACGATGCATTAGGCGCACGCTGCGGACGACTACGACTTGCGGTTGATGTGGTTTTACCACGGCCAGACAAACCAAGTCTGTGCACTTTACCAATCACGGCGTTCCTTGTGACGCCCCCAAGTTCAAGCGCGATTTGGCTGGCGCTCAAGCCATCCATCCAGAGTTTCTTTAAAACGTCTACCCGCTCATCAGTCCAAGACATAACATCCCTCTCAAAAAATTGGCAGAATCCCTTACCATTCACAGCTGATACTTTTATCAAACTGTCTAAGTGGCCTTACATTTCAGGACTGCCGCACTTGTCGTGCTTTTCTATTTCTACTTTAATCAAACGACTGAATCCGCCGCAAACGCTCAGACCGTAAAAGTTAACGATTAGTTACTTTGTCCCCAAGTGAACAAACACTACTACGAATCAAAACGAGTCTTTTTTTAGCAATACAACCATAAGTTGAATTTAGAGTGTCGTTTACGCCATCAAATTTGAGCTGTCGTTTGGCCACAAAATGCTGAAAATCTTGACAATTATCCCTGTGCAATGCACATAAGCATCAAGAGAATTTAGGGGTCGCCGTTTCGAGGCGACTTTTTTCGTTTTAACAAAGCAACAACCGTCATACGGGCAACCCACAAGCACAGTACAATGTCATCTAACGCGCTTTTTCAGTCTTATAATCGTATCCCCCTCAAATTCGTATCCGGCGAAGGCAGCTGGTTGACGTCTGACAAGGGTGAGCGATATCTGGATTATGCGTCAGGCATTGCCGTGAATTCACTGGGTCACAGCCATCCAAAACTTGTGGAAGCACTTAAAACTCAAGCTGACGGCATTTGGCATCTGTCAAACCTTTATGAAATTCCAGAACAAAGCGCGTTTGCTGAACGCCTTTGTGCAGCAACCTTTGCTGACCGCGCCTTTATGGCAAATTCTGGCGCAGAGGCGATGGAATGCGCAATTAAAACGGCACGGCGCTATCACTGGCTCAAGGGCGACACGGACCGCAATCGGATCATTACGATTGAAGGAGCATTCCACGGCAGAACCCTTGGTACAATCGCCGCAGGTGGCAAAGACAAATACATGGAAGGCTTCGGGCCTAACATGGATGGCTTTGACCAAGTTCCCTTTGGCGACCATGACGCGTTGAAAGCTGCCATCACAGATAAGACTGCCGCAATCCTTGTCGAGCCTATTCAAGGTGAAGGTGGCATCCGTCCCGTTCCATCGCAATGCTTACGTGGCTTACGGGAATTATGCGACGAACATGGCCTCTTGCTGATTTTTGATGAAGTGCAATGTGGGGCCGGACGCACTGGCACTTTGTTTGCCCATGAAGCCGCAGGCATTACACCAGATATCATGGCCGTTGCAAAAGGCATCGGTGGCGGCTTCCCGCTCGGCGTGTGTTTAGCAACAGAAGAAGCTTCCACAGGCATTGGACCTGGCGTTCACGGCTCTACTTATGGTGGCAACCCGCTTGGCATGGCTGTTGGTCTCGCTGTTCTCAATGTGATGTTAGAAGACGGCTTCCTTGATGAGGTCAAACAAAAGAGCTTGGTGCTCAAACAAAAGCTTGCAGCTTTGATCGACACCAATTCAGATATCTTTGAAGAAGTTCGCGGTGAAGGACTTTTGCTCGGCCTTAAAACCCGCATTCCCAATTCAGATGTTATTGCAAGTGCACGCAACAACAATCTATTGATGGTACCAGCAGGCACCGACGTAGTCCGGCTTCTGCCGCCACTTACAACGACCGCCGAAGAACTCGACATTGCTGTTCAAAGCTTAGAAAAAGCCTGTTCAGAAATTCGAGCCGCGCAATCCGCTCAATAATCTAACTTTATTTATGCAAGAACCGAGAGTCGACATGACCAATCCTCGTCATTTTTTGGATTTGAAAGATCATAGTTCCAAGACACTACGCGCCATCATTGATGATGCGCGCTCCATTAAAGATGAGCGCACGAAGTCTGGTCGCATGAGCTACCAACCGCTTGCTGGCAAAATGCTCGCTATGATCTTTGATAAACCTTCTACCAGAACCCGTATTTCCTTTGATGTTGGAATGCGTGAGCTTGGTGGGGAAACGCTTTATCTATCCGGCGCCGAACTTCAGCTAGGTCGCGGAGAGAGCATTGCAGACACGGCAAAAGTAATGTCTCGCTATGTGGATGCGATCATGATCCGCACCACCGATCATAGTCGGCTGATCGAATTGTCGGAAGCGGCCACTGTGCCGGTCATCAACGGCCTGACAGACGATAGCCATCCATGCCAAATCATGACTGACATTATGACCTTTGAAGAGCATTGCGGCCCGATCAAAGGCAAGAAGCTTGCGTGGTCTGGTGATGGCAATAATGTGCTTTCCTCCTTCGTTCATGCCGCCGCACGTTTTGATTTCACGCTGGCAGTCGCAACGCCACAAGAACTGAAGCCAACAGATGCGATCCTTAAATGGGCGGAAAGCGAAGGTGCGAAGCTTGAGCTTACCAGTGACCCTTATGAGGCTGTGAAAGGTGCGGATTGTGTGATCACGGATACATTTGTTTCCATGGGGGACAATCAAAAATATCGTCGTCATAATCTACTCATGCCGTATCAAGTAAACGATGAGCTGATGGCAGCAGCCAAAGACGATGCAATCTTCATGCATTGCCTACCAGCACACCGCGAAGAAGAAGTAACAGCATCCGTCATGGACGGTCCGCAATCTGTTGTTTTCGATGAAGCAGAAAACCGATTGCACGCACAAAAGTCGATTTTAAAATGGTGCATGGAATAAACCCATGAGTTCTTTGAGCGATAAGAGCATTGATTTTAACCAGATCACACCTGCAGGTGATGATGCTGTGTTGCCGTTTGCTGTTGAGGACCTTGATACACGAGGCCGCGCTGTAAAATTGGGTGTTGCCCTTGATGGCATCATCCGCCGCCATGAATACCCAGAGCCAGTTGCCAGATTGCTGTGCGAAATGGTGACGCTCACCGTTCTGCTTGGCACCAGCCTAAAATTTGACGGCCAATTCATTGTTCAAACCCAAACCGATGGCCCCGTAACACTGCTCGTTGTCGATTTTCGCACCCCAGGCGACATTCGCGCCCATGCTCGATTTGACGAAGAGCGATTAGCAGCAGCCATTGAAGCCGGAATGACAGAGCCTGAGCATCTTCTTGGCAAAGGTGTGCTAGCGATGACTGTTGATCAAGGCGCTTATATGCAGCGTTATCAAGGCATGGTCGCACTTGAAGGTAACAGCCTTGAAGAAGTCGCCCATTCATATTTCATGCAGTCAGAACAAATTCCGACGTATGTTCGACTTGGCGTTGGTGAATTAACAGAAGCCGATGAGACAGGTAAACTTGTTGAAACGTGGCGCGCTGGTGGCGTGCTTATTCAGTTCATGCCTGAATCTGAAGATCGCATAAAACACCGCGACCTTCATGGTGGCGATGGTGAAGACACACGCGACCCATTAGACGAAGACAATGCATGGATAGAGGCGCAAAGCTTATTTGGAACCATCAAAGACCACG contains the following coding sequences:
- a CDS encoding Hsp33 family molecular chaperone, coding for MSSLSDKSIDFNQITPAGDDAVLPFAVEDLDTRGRAVKLGVALDGIIRRHEYPEPVARLLCEMVTLTVLLGTSLKFDGQFIVQTQTDGPVTLLVVDFRTPGDIRAHARFDEERLAAAIEAGMTEPEHLLGKGVLAMTVDQGAYMQRYQGMVALEGNSLEEVAHSYFMQSEQIPTYVRLGVGELTEADETGKLVETWRAGGVLIQFMPESEDRIKHRDLHGGDGEDTRDPLDEDNAWIEAQSLFGTIKDHELTDPQIGAEKLLFNLFHEQGLRIFEPQPINDKCSCSSEKIWSVLRAMSKEELETVVTNGKIEVKCEFCCTDYTVTPEELAAGKA
- a CDS encoding aspartate-semialdehyde dehydrogenase, whose protein sequence is MGFKIAIAGATGNVGREMLDILHERGFPADEVVPLASRRSLGTEVSYGDKSLKVKALENYDFSDTDICLMSAGGSISKEYAPKIGAQGCVVIDNSSAFRYDPDVPLIVPEVNADDAAGFTKRNIIANPNCSTAQLVVALKPLHDKAKIKRVVVSTYQSVSGAGKKGGDELFTQSRAVFVSDPIENETFTKRIAFNVIPHIDVFLDDGFTKEEWKMVAETKKMLDPKIKLTATCVRVPVFVGHAEAVNIEFEEELTADDARAILREAPGCLVIDKREDGGYITPYEATGEDATYISRIREDSTVENGLAMWVVSDNLRKGAALNTVQIAEVLVNRGLIQPKAKAA
- a CDS encoding GcrA family cell cycle regulator, which produces MSWTDERVDVLKKLWMDGLSASQIALELGGVTRNAVIGKVHRLGLSGRGKTTSTASRSRPQRAPNASSRPRGQSGGSVGNAALKMSPDQAAEPAPRPQRFEELVIPISERANIMDLTEHTCRWPIGDPTESEFHFCGRKSDEGVPYCGHHRRIAYQPAADRGRRKAAG
- a CDS encoding aspartate aminotransferase family protein produces the protein MSSNALFQSYNRIPLKFVSGEGSWLTSDKGERYLDYASGIAVNSLGHSHPKLVEALKTQADGIWHLSNLYEIPEQSAFAERLCAATFADRAFMANSGAEAMECAIKTARRYHWLKGDTDRNRIITIEGAFHGRTLGTIAAGGKDKYMEGFGPNMDGFDQVPFGDHDALKAAITDKTAAILVEPIQGEGGIRPVPSQCLRGLRELCDEHGLLLIFDEVQCGAGRTGTLFAHEAAGITPDIMAVAKGIGGGFPLGVCLATEEASTGIGPGVHGSTYGGNPLGMAVGLAVLNVMLEDGFLDEVKQKSLVLKQKLAALIDTNSDIFEEVRGEGLLLGLKTRIPNSDVIASARNNNLLMVPAGTDVVRLLPPLTTTAEELDIAVQSLEKACSEIRAAQSAQ
- the argF gene encoding ornithine carbamoyltransferase translates to MTNPRHFLDLKDHSSKTLRAIIDDARSIKDERTKSGRMSYQPLAGKMLAMIFDKPSTRTRISFDVGMRELGGETLYLSGAELQLGRGESIADTAKVMSRYVDAIMIRTTDHSRLIELSEAATVPVINGLTDDSHPCQIMTDIMTFEEHCGPIKGKKLAWSGDGNNVLSSFVHAAARFDFTLAVATPQELKPTDAILKWAESEGAKLELTSDPYEAVKGADCVITDTFVSMGDNQKYRRHNLLMPYQVNDELMAAAKDDAIFMHCLPAHREEEVTASVMDGPQSVVFDEAENRLHAQKSILKWCME
- a CDS encoding haloalkane dehalogenase translates to MALSTKEHEKSFVSVEGKKMAYVALGEADNTPILFLHGNPTSSYLWRNVMPHVADDYYAIAPDLIGMGDSDKLDNPNAESYRFVEHRRYLDGFINAVLPEGPIYLCIHDWGSALGFDWARRNSERVKGICFMEGIVAPVPSWDDWPEEARAVFQGFRSEAGEDMVLEKNIFIEAVLPGSILRKLTDEEMEVYRRPFKDKGENRRPTLTWPRQIPIEGDPEDVTKIVEDYAAWLAKTEIPKLFVDASPGAILRGKLRDLCRSWPNVTEVQVAGSHFIQEDSPDEIGGAMAGWLSEVDS